The Candidatus Auribacterota bacterium genome includes a region encoding these proteins:
- the trmD gene encoding tRNA (guanosine(37)-N1)-methyltransferase TrmD: MASQQLKIDVLTLFPGMFTGYFDESIMKRAREKGALDLSIHNLRDWAVDRHKTVDDTPYGGGAGMVMMVSVIDAAMERLRRKESHVVLLSPQGRVLDQGLAKRLSRMTHLVLISGHYEGVDERVRDLLVDEEISIGDFVISNGSLAAMLLIDAVVRLLPGVVGDERSIREDSFYEGLLDYPQYTKPRVFRGREVPEVLISGDHEKVRRWRRREALRRTLARRPDLIARAELSREDRELMRELSETH; this comes from the coding sequence ATGGCATCGCAACAGTTGAAGATCGACGTCTTGACCCTTTTCCCGGGGATGTTCACCGGGTACTTTGATGAGAGCATCATGAAGCGGGCGCGGGAGAAGGGCGCCCTCGACCTCTCGATCCACAACCTCCGTGATTGGGCTGTTGACCGGCACAAGACCGTGGACGACACGCCGTACGGCGGCGGGGCGGGCATGGTGATGATGGTGAGCGTCATTGACGCCGCGATGGAGCGCCTGCGCCGGAAGGAAAGCCACGTGGTCCTCCTCTCTCCCCAGGGGAGGGTGCTCGACCAGGGACTGGCGAAGCGGTTGTCGCGCATGACGCACCTGGTCCTCATCAGCGGTCACTACGAAGGGGTTGACGAGCGGGTTCGCGACCTCCTGGTTGATGAGGAGATCTCAATAGGAGATTTTGTAATCAGCAACGGATCATTGGCGGCGATGCTGCTCATTGACGCGGTGGTACGCTTGCTGCCGGGGGTGGTCGGAGACGAACGCTCGATCCGGGAAGACTCCTTCTACGAGGGGCTTCTCGATTACCCCCAGTATACAAAGCCCCGGGTCTTTCGTGGCCGCGAGGTGCCCGAGGTGCTGATCTCCGGCGACCACGAGAAGGTCAGGAGGTGGCGCAGGCGGGAGGCATTGCGCAGGACGCTCGCCCGGAGGCCGGACCTCATCGCGCGGGCGGAGCTGAGCCGGGAAGACAGGGAATTGATGCGGGAGCTATCGGAGACACATTGA
- a CDS encoding KH domain-containing protein: MKEFIEYVVKALVDRPEEVSVTQIDGEKTVIFELRCNESDIGKVIGKQGRTIKAIRTLLGSAAAKAGIRAMLEIIE, from the coding sequence ATGAAAGAGTTTATCGAGTACGTGGTGAAAGCGCTGGTTGATCGTCCAGAAGAGGTGAGCGTCACACAGATAGACGGCGAAAAGACGGTGATATTCGAACTCCGGTGCAACGAGAGCGATATCGGTAAGGTCATCGGCAAGCAGGGACGCACGATCAAAGCCATCCGCACCCTCCTTGGGTCTGCGGCCGCCAAGGCCGGTATTCGCGCCATGCTGGAAATTATCGAATAG